From a single Caldisericia bacterium genomic region:
- the pheS gene encoding phenylalanine--tRNA ligase subunit alpha, with translation MDLQKEEILKELFLDLDKTENIEDLEKVKVKYLGKKGIIKNLMERLKIIEEKEERKKLGELINTLKEQIEDEIKNREVVLIKKLKDKKIEEERIDETLPGYPYNFGKRHILKLVESEIVEIFMRMGFHLSFGPEIENEYYNFEALNIPKYHPSRDMWDTFYLPNGLLLRTHTSPVQIRTMEKIKPPLRIISPGRCFRRDPFDASHSPVFHQIEGLMIDKDTSLSDLMGIINLFAKKMFGEKTQTKFYLSYFPFVEPGIEVAATCSLCNGKGCNVCKYSGYVEILGAGMVHPDVLKNVGIDPEIWQGFAFGLGIERVAMIKYGISDIRYFYENDLRFLNEF, from the coding sequence ATGGATTTACAAAAAGAAGAAATATTAAAAGAACTTTTTTTGGATTTAGATAAAACAGAAAATATTGAAGATTTGGAAAAAGTAAAGGTTAAATATTTAGGTAAAAAAGGTATTATAAAAAATCTAATGGAAAGGTTAAAAATTATAGAAGAGAAAGAAGAGAGAAAAAAACTTGGAGAACTAATTAATACCTTAAAAGAACAAATCGAAGATGAAATTAAAAATCGTGAAGTTGTTTTGATTAAAAAATTAAAAGATAAAAAAATAGAGGAGGAAAGGATAGATGAAACTCTACCAGGATATCCATATAATTTTGGAAAAAGACATATATTAAAATTAGTTGAAAGTGAAATAGTTGAAATTTTTATGAGAATGGGTTTTCATTTATCTTTTGGTCCAGAAATTGAAAATGAATACTACAATTTTGAAGCATTAAATATACCAAAATATCACCCTTCAAGAGATATGTGGGATACTTTTTATTTACCTAATGGACTACTTTTAAGAACACATACATCACCTGTTCAAATAAGAACAATGGAAAAAATTAAACCTCCATTAAGAATAATTTCACCTGGTAGATGTTTTAGAAGAGATCCATTTGATGCATCTCATTCTCCTGTGTTTCATCAAATAGAGGGATTAATGATAGATAAAGATACTTCTCTTTCAGATTTAATGGGAATAATTAATCTTTTTGCTAAAAAAATGTTTGGCGAAAAAACACAAACAAAATTTTATCTTTCCTACTTTCCTTTTGTAGAACCAGGTATAGAAGTTGCTGCAACTTGCAGTTTATGCAATGGAAAAGGTTGTAATGTATGCAAATATAGTGGATATGTTGAAATTCTTGGCGCTGGAATGGTTCATCCTGATGTTTTAAAAAATGTTGGAATTGACCCTGAAATTTGGCAAGGTTTCGCTTTTGGCCTTGGAATTGAAAGAGTTGCGATGATAAAATATGGGATATCTGATATAAGATATTTCTATGAAAATGACTTAAGATTTCTTAATGAATTTTAA
- the pheT gene encoding phenylalanine--tRNA ligase subunit beta, with product MKVSLNWLCEFIDLNEELEKIKEITTFRGLEIEEIFKKESSLKECYTGKVKDIKKINDKLSQCFIEYKGQILKSVTGAKNLKVNDIVPFALPGGVVYKHSIKNGEKKRELINVTPIEFDGYLSEVLLLSYDEIGLEEPSLSDIYKEGIFVLPEDTPLDKNLIEVLGLNDYIFEIKTLNRGDVLSLYGLAKEFERYGLGKFKINKELNSNYENLPLYNFEIEIENENLCPRYVGIIVEGVEVKKSNISNLKKLLSIEQRPVNNIVDSTNVFMFEYGQPLHAFDLDKINQKIIVRESKKGEKILTLDGKERELEEGMLLICDAINPIAIAGIIGGKETEVGLETKNVLLESAYFNPISISTTKRKLKIDSEAASRFEKGVDVNRTLLIGFNSALTFNGKKIYKPIDVYPKPIVSEKIKLRYDKARKIIGFNIKDEDIIKILGNSGFKEIEKGNDYSIFIKEYNRPDVKTEIDLIEEIVRYYGIEKIQPTIPSIKIDPYIENFNMNLKEKITQILTSLGLNEIVTLSIIEKEYLLSFGFDRKPIEILNPLRQDQNVLRTYLLPSLLKVIEKNINVGNKNIGIFEIGKIYYDKEGEFIEEDELIVGISGKFIEKYWGEKDKVYNFYNLKGILEKLFQELNINEFIVLNYDKTNVFHPTRYGKITINSEIVGELGEIDEDICKKININQKVYVLRIELDKLKKFVTLKKDFKEISKFPNLTFDLSVVLPKEQKFHKLLKIAKEEGGSLLSKISLFDIYEDEKIGLDKKSYAINLLFSSIEKTLTDKDIQAIINRIEYRIEKELNGFIRKKVE from the coding sequence ATGAAAGTATCTTTAAATTGGCTTTGTGAATTTATTGATTTAAATGAGGAACTCGAAAAAATAAAAGAGATTACAACCTTTAGAGGGCTTGAAATAGAAGAGATATTTAAAAAAGAAAGTTCGTTAAAAGAATGCTACACTGGCAAGGTTAAAGATATTAAAAAAATAAATGATAAACTATCGCAATGCTTTATAGAATATAAAGGTCAAATATTAAAATCTGTTACTGGCGCAAAAAATTTAAAAGTAAATGACATTGTACCCTTTGCTTTACCAGGTGGTGTAGTTTATAAACATAGTATAAAAAATGGTGAAAAAAAGAGGGAATTAATTAATGTAACTCCCATTGAGTTTGATGGTTATCTCTCTGAAGTTCTTCTTTTATCATATGATGAAATAGGTTTAGAAGAACCCTCATTATCTGATATATATAAAGAGGGAATTTTTGTTTTACCAGAAGATACGCCATTAGATAAAAATTTAATTGAGGTTTTAGGATTAAATGACTATATATTTGAAATAAAAACACTAAATAGGGGCGATGTTCTTTCTCTCTATGGTTTGGCAAAAGAATTTGAACGTTATGGTCTTGGAAAATTTAAAATAAACAAGGAATTAAACTCAAATTATGAAAATTTACCTCTTTATAACTTTGAAATTGAGATAGAAAATGAGAATCTGTGTCCACGCTATGTTGGAATAATTGTTGAAGGAGTTGAAGTAAAAAAATCTAATATTTCAAATTTAAAAAAGTTATTATCAATTGAACAAAGACCTGTAAATAATATAGTTGATTCAACTAATGTTTTTATGTTCGAATATGGACAACCACTTCACGCCTTTGATTTAGATAAGATAAATCAAAAAATTATTGTTAGAGAATCCAAAAAGGGTGAAAAGATATTAACATTAGATGGAAAGGAAAGAGAACTTGAAGAAGGAATGTTACTTATTTGCGATGCAATAAACCCAATTGCAATAGCAGGAATAATTGGCGGAAAAGAAACAGAAGTTGGTTTAGAAACAAAAAATGTTTTACTTGAATCTGCTTATTTTAATCCAATTTCTATATCTACAACAAAAAGGAAACTTAAAATTGATAGCGAAGCAGCCTCAAGATTTGAAAAAGGTGTTGATGTTAATAGAACTTTATTAATTGGCTTCAATTCTGCACTAACTTTTAATGGTAAAAAAATTTATAAACCAATAGATGTATATCCAAAACCAATAGTAAGTGAAAAAATAAAATTGAGATATGATAAAGCAAGGAAAATAATTGGATTTAATATAAAAGATGAAGACATTATAAAAATTTTAGGAAATAGTGGTTTTAAAGAAATAGAAAAAGGTAATGATTATTCTATATTCATAAAAGAATATAATAGACCCGATGTTAAAACCGAGATTGACCTTATAGAAGAAATAGTAAGGTATTATGGAATTGAAAAAATACAACCAACAATTCCATCTATTAAAATTGATCCTTATATTGAAAATTTTAATATGAATTTAAAAGAAAAAATCACACAAATTTTAACATCCCTTGGTTTAAATGAAATAGTTACTTTATCAATTATTGAAAAAGAATATTTGTTAAGTTTTGGTTTTGATAGAAAACCTATTGAGATACTAAATCCATTAAGACAAGACCAAAATGTCTTAAGAACCTATCTTTTACCGAGTCTTTTAAAAGTTATTGAAAAAAATATAAATGTAGGAAACAAAAATATTGGCATTTTCGAAATTGGAAAAATTTATTATGATAAAGAAGGGGAATTTATTGAAGAAGATGAATTAATAGTTGGAATATCAGGTAAATTTATTGAAAAATATTGGGGAGAAAAGGACAAAGTTTATAATTTTTATAATTTAAAGGGAATACTTGAGAAATTATTTCAAGAGTTAAATATAAATGAATTTATTGTTTTAAATTATGATAAAACAAATGTATTTCATCCTACAAGATATGGAAAAATAACTATAAATAGCGAAATTGTTGGTGAGTTAGGAGAAATTGATGAAGATATATGCAAAAAAATTAATATAAATCAAAAAGTTTATGTTTTAAGAATAGAACTTGATAAATTAAAGAAATTTGTAACTTTGAAAAAAGATTTCAAAGAAATATCTAAATTTCCGAATTTAACATTTGATCTATCAGTTGTTTTACCAAAAGAACAAAAATTTCACAAATTATTAAAAATAGCAAAAGAGGAAGGAGGATCTCTTTTGAGTAAAATTTCTTTATTTGATATTTATGAAGATGAAAAAATTGGTTTAGATAAAAAAAGTTATGCAATAAATTTATTATTTTCAAGTATTGAAAAAACTTTAACAGATAAAGATATACAAGCAATCATAAATAGAATTGAATATAGAATAGAAAAAGAACTTAATGGCTTTATAAGGAAAAAGGTTGAATAA
- a CDS encoding PHP domain-containing protein, with protein MEIIINFVPEVYLGSALIYFTGPRSFNKFLKEKAKKINIDTFREEFLKIKDLDEKEIFYLLSLPYIQPEYRDNWDIYLNLKNSSSFNYLLKGDLHVHSNFSDGISSIYELVKYAVEQGYEYIGITDHTEDLKVAKGMRREKILEERLEIKRVEKLFPNIKILFGVEANIRIDGSIDIDEDILKELDYVIGSIHYNFNETKEVNMKRYINAMNNPYITIIGHPSGRKIGERKEMNIDWKKFFIEAERTKTFIEINSTLDRLDLSSSLAFEANKYNIYFSISSDAHISPQLKFSREYGLNIAKRALIDEKKVINTYNFSELQKLLKIKRET; from the coding sequence TTGGAAATTATTATAAATTTTGTACCAGAAGTGTATTTAGGTTCAGCGTTAATTTATTTTACTGGGCCAAGAAGTTTTAATAAATTTTTAAAAGAAAAGGCAAAAAAAATAAATATTGATACTTTTAGAGAAGAGTTTTTAAAGATAAAAGATTTAGATGAAAAAGAGATTTTTTATCTTTTATCATTACCGTATATTCAACCTGAATATAGAGATAATTGGGATATTTATCTAAATCTAAAAAATAGTTCCTCTTTTAATTATTTATTAAAAGGAGATTTACATGTACATTCAAATTTTTCAGATGGAATATCTTCTATATATGAATTAGTAAAATATGCTGTAGAGCAAGGATATGAATATATAGGTATAACTGATCATACTGAAGATTTAAAAGTTGCAAAAGGAATGAGAAGAGAAAAAATTTTAGAAGAAAGACTTGAAATTAAAAGAGTTGAAAAACTATTTCCAAATATAAAAATACTCTTTGGGGTAGAAGCAAACATAAGAATTGATGGTTCAATCGATATCGATGAAGATATTTTGAAAGAACTTGATTATGTAATAGGATCCATTCATTATAACTTTAATGAGACAAAAGAAGTAAATATGAAGAGGTATATAAATGCAATGAATAATCCTTATATAACAATTATAGGACACCCCAGCGGAAGAAAAATTGGGGAAAGAAAAGAAATGAACATAGATTGGAAAAAATTTTTTATTGAAGCAGAAAGAACCAAAACATTTATAGAGATAAACTCAACTTTAGATAGATTGGATTTATCTTCTTCTCTCGCTTTTGAAGCAAATAAATATAACATTTACTTCTCCATTAGTTCAGACGCCCACATATCACCCCAACTAAAATTTTCAAGAGAATATGGATTAAATATAGCAAAAAGGGCTTTAATTGATGAGAAAAAAGTTATAAATACATATAATTTTAGTGAATTACAAAAATTATTAAAAATTAAAAGAGAAACTTAA
- the ispF gene encoding 2-C-methyl-D-erythritol 2,4-cyclodiphosphate synthase, whose product MRVGIGFDFHIIKKNIPMYIGGVLVNKKFGFFSNTDGDILIHSIVDAILGAIGEKDIGEIFNEEWKGKRSIEILENTVNILNMKNYEIVNLDAVIILEKPKMSEFKEKIIENLSLIMKINKEKINIKFKTMEKVGIIGKSKGGASFAVVLVKEKS is encoded by the coding sequence ATGAGAGTCGGTATAGGTTTTGATTTTCATATAATAAAGAAAAACATTCCAATGTATATTGGAGGTGTTTTAGTTAATAAGAAATTTGGTTTTTTTAGTAACACAGATGGAGATATTTTAATTCATTCAATTGTCGATGCTATTCTTGGTGCAATTGGTGAGAAAGATATTGGTGAGATTTTTAATGAAGAATGGAAAGGTAAAAGAAGTATTGAAATTTTAGAAAATACAGTAAATATATTGAACATGAAAAATTATGAAATAGTAAATTTAGATGCAGTTATTATTCTTGAAAAACCAAAAATGTCTGAGTTTAAAGAAAAAATAATAGAGAATCTATCTCTAATAATGAAAATTAATAAAGAAAAAATTAATATTAAATTTAAAACAATGGAGAAAGTTGGCATTATAGGAAAAAGTAAAGGTGGTGCTTCATTTGCTGTTGTTTTAGTAAAGGAAAAATCTTAA
- a CDS encoding IspD/TarI family cytidylyltransferase produces the protein MVGTVIVGGGKSERFNDDKIFYNINSYPLIFYTLIPFIKCNKVEKIVLVLSKEKSHEGVELFKNFNKIVAIVEGGKERKESVLNGLKYFYENEKIDYVLIHDGARPNIKIELIEKVIQNLDENSCVIPVISVTETIKYIENKNTIKTLDRDKLFITQTPQGFPFLKLYNLLNRYLYEKFFDESTLFEKEGLPIKIIDGDIENIKVTYKSDILKVLDFIKKNESRYRF, from the coding sequence ATGGTGGGGACAGTAATAGTTGGAGGAGGTAAAAGCGAAAGATTTAATGATGATAAAATTTTTTACAATATTAATAGTTATCCACTAATTTTTTATACTTTAATACCTTTTATAAAATGTAATAAAGTTGAAAAGATTGTTTTAGTTTTATCAAAAGAGAAATCTCATGAGGGAGTAGAGTTATTTAAAAATTTTAATAAAATTGTTGCTATTGTTGAGGGTGGAAAAGAAAGAAAAGAGTCTGTTTTAAATGGTTTAAAATATTTTTATGAAAATGAAAAAATTGATTATGTATTGATTCACGATGGAGCAAGACCTAATATAAAAATTGAGTTAATTGAGAAAGTAATCCAAAATTTAGATGAGAATTCATGTGTTATTCCAGTTATATCAGTAACCGAAACAATTAAATATATTGAAAATAAAAATACTATAAAAACTCTTGATAGAGATAAACTTTTTATAACACAAACTCCTCAGGGATTTCCTTTTTTAAAATTATATAACTTGTTAAATAGATATTTATATGAGAAATTTTTTGATGAATCAACTCTTTTTGAAAAAGAAGGTTTACCAATAAAAATTATTGATGGAGATATTGAAAATATTAAAGTCACATATAAAAGTGATATTTTGAAAGTTTTAGATTTTATTAAAAAAAATGAGAGTCGGTATAGGTTTTGA
- a CDS encoding PIN domain-containing protein, which produces MKRFWIFFRYFFSFLGGFIGLFISYKFIEFLKGLTHFNIFVIYSIFFLLFFFIFYLFCPTFSKLLILIGNNINKFFSSLSLAELFLGLFSVLIALLISFLLYSLISKIPLIGVYLGVATGLFVFGVVVWAILSRKTEIIDSFKNLGRSSEDKIQKEKKFFTKYILDTSAIIDGRVLELIELNFLDGRIYIPIFILEELQLVADSEDQSKRIRGRRGLEILDRLKDEYPDKVKILEERGEILPIDTKLIELAKKLKAKLITTDYNLTQVCRTRGIPVLNINELAFSLRKVVLPGEKMEIKIIKEGKERNQGVGYLDDGTMVVVEEGKFYIGKKVLIEVTSFLQGPTGTMIFGEIVKDGGDSNSWRR; this is translated from the coding sequence ATGAAAAGATTTTGGATTTTTTTTAGATATTTTTTTTCTTTTTTAGGTGGATTTATTGGATTATTTATATCTTATAAATTTATTGAATTTTTAAAAGGATTAACACATTTTAATATTTTTGTTATTTATTCTATTTTCTTTTTATTGTTTTTCTTTATATTTTATCTTTTCTGTCCGACTTTTTCTAAACTGCTTATTCTTATAGGAAACAATATAAATAAATTTTTCTCTTCATTGTCTTTGGCTGAATTATTTCTTGGTCTTTTTTCAGTTTTAATTGCACTATTAATATCATTTTTGTTATATTCATTAATATCGAAAATTCCCTTAATTGGTGTTTATCTTGGAGTAGCAACTGGTCTTTTTGTTTTTGGTGTCGTTGTTTGGGCTATTCTTTCAAGGAAAACAGAAATTATTGATTCATTTAAAAATTTAGGAAGAAGCAGTGAAGATAAAATACAAAAAGAAAAGAAATTTTTCACAAAATATATTTTAGATACTTCAGCAATAATTGATGGAAGAGTTTTAGAGTTAATTGAATTAAATTTTTTAGATGGAAGAATTTATATACCAATTTTTATATTAGAAGAATTACAGCTTGTTGCTGATTCAGAAGATCAGTCTAAGAGAATAAGAGGTAGAAGAGGACTTGAAATATTAGATAGATTAAAGGATGAATATCCTGATAAAGTAAAAATTCTTGAGGAAAGAGGCGAAATTTTACCGATTGATACTAAATTAATAGAACTTGCAAAGAAGTTAAAAGCAAAATTAATTACAACAGATTACAATTTAACTCAAGTTTGTAGAACAAGAGGTATTCCAGTTTTAAATATTAATGAACTTGCCTTTTCATTAAGAAAGGTAGTTTTACCAGGAGAAAAAATGGAGATAAAAATAATCAAGGAGGGAAAAGAAAGGAATCAAGGTGTTGGTTATTTAGATGACGGAACAATGGTTGTAGTTGAAGAAGGCAAATTTTACATTGGTAAAAAAGTTTTAATTGAAGTTACTTCCTTTTTACAAGGACCAACTGGAACAATGATATTTGGGGAGATTGTAAAAGATGGTGGGGACAGTAATAGTTGGAGGAGGTAA
- the radA gene encoding DNA repair protein RadA — translation MNKKNKKYICKICGYESFIKLGKCPYCGSWDSFEEESINSNVSLEDVSFKKEDFSKIETKRISTGFTEIDELLGGGFLEGSFVLISGEPGIGKSTLLLQICLNISKDKKVLYISGEESSLQIFSRLKRLTNEIPENLYIMYETEINTIIDTLDKIKPTLFILDSIQVIRDENLESLSGSPSQVRNVAEKIGEFIKKNMVIGIAVGHITKEGEIAGPKLLEHIVDTVLYLEGEKYQYYRILRCKKNRFGSTQEIVILSMEEEGLKEIKNPSSLFLTKRDKEVPGSTIVPVLESGQKPILVEVQSLSVPTYYSQPKRVSLGIDIIRVSIMIAIIEKFFKLNLSKFDIFINVTGGIKIEERSPDLPLIISIYSSLTNIPTSNIVSFGEVGLSGEIRPVSFIKRRILESIKLGFRNFIVPKFHNDDVKLNKEVKLIEICNIYELRDVLKKGVL, via the coding sequence ATGAATAAAAAAAACAAAAAATATATTTGTAAAATTTGTGGATATGAATCTTTTATTAAACTTGGAAAATGTCCTTATTGTGGTTCTTGGGATTCTTTTGAAGAAGAATCTATAAATTCAAATGTCTCTTTAGAAGATGTTTCTTTTAAAAAAGAAGACTTTTCAAAAATAGAAACAAAAAGAATAAGTACAGGGTTTACAGAAATAGACGAATTATTAGGTGGAGGCTTTCTTGAGGGTTCATTTGTTCTAATTTCAGGTGAACCAGGAATAGGTAAATCCACTTTATTATTACAAATATGCCTAAATATATCCAAAGATAAAAAGGTTCTATATATTTCAGGTGAGGAATCAAGTTTACAAATATTTAGTAGATTAAAAAGATTAACCAATGAAATTCCAGAGAATTTATATATTATGTATGAAACAGAAATCAATACAATAATAGATACATTAGATAAAATTAAACCTACATTATTTATATTAGATTCAATTCAAGTTATAAGAGATGAGAATCTTGAATCTCTTTCAGGTTCACCATCGCAAGTAAGAAATGTGGCTGAAAAAATTGGTGAATTTATAAAGAAAAACATGGTCATTGGGATTGCTGTAGGCCATATTACCAAAGAAGGTGAAATTGCTGGACCAAAATTATTAGAACATATTGTCGATACAGTTTTATATTTAGAGGGCGAGAAATATCAATATTATAGAATATTAAGATGTAAAAAAAATAGATTTGGTTCAACTCAAGAAATAGTTATTTTATCAATGGAAGAGGAGGGATTAAAAGAGATAAAAAATCCATCTTCCTTATTTTTAACTAAAAGAGATAAAGAAGTTCCAGGAAGTACTATAGTGCCTGTTCTTGAATCTGGACAGAAACCCATTTTAGTTGAAGTTCAATCACTTTCTGTTCCAACCTATTATTCCCAACCCAAAAGGGTGAGTTTAGGAATTGATATTATTAGAGTATCAATAATGATTGCAATTATAGAAAAATTTTTTAAATTAAACCTATCAAAGTTTGACATTTTTATTAATGTGACTGGTGGTATAAAAATCGAAGAAAGATCTCCTGATTTACCACTTATAATTTCAATTTATTCATCTCTAACTAACATTCCAACTTCAAACATTGTATCTTTTGGAGAAGTGGGCTTAAGTGGAGAAATTAGACCAGTTTCATTCATAAAAAGGAGAATTTTAGAAAGTATAAAACTTGGTTTCAGAAATTTTATTGTTCCAAAATTTCATAATGATGATGTAAAATTAAATAAGGAGGTAAAGTTAATAGAGATATGTAACATTTATGAATTAAGAGATGTATTAAAAAAAGGAGTTTTATAA
- a CDS encoding UvrB/UvrC motif-containing protein: MICDICKKNEASIFITEIINNEKKELHICFECASKLGLKGILKELNIPYDENIIKKFLSLMPGFIEEDKEEKVCNVCGTKFEEFKKTGFLGCSKCYDNFKEELRPIILNLHGSMKHVGKRKGEKFTPRTSIDEKIKNLKRELEYAIEEERYEDAAKIRDKIKELLNNVKNNS; this comes from the coding sequence ATGATTTGTGATATTTGCAAAAAGAACGAAGCATCTATTTTTATAACAGAAATAATAAACAATGAAAAAAAAGAACTTCATATATGTTTTGAATGTGCTTCAAAATTAGGATTAAAGGGTATATTAAAAGAGTTAAATATTCCATATGATGAAAATATAATAAAGAAATTTTTAAGTTTAATGCCAGGTTTTATTGAAGAAGACAAAGAAGAAAAAGTTTGCAATGTATGTGGGACAAAATTTGAGGAATTTAAAAAAACCGGATTTTTAGGATGTAGCAAATGTTATGATAATTTCAAAGAAGAATTAAGGCCAATAATATTAAACTTACATGGTAGTATGAAACATGTTGGAAAAAGAAAAGGAGAAAAATTTACACCGAGAACATCAATAGATGAAAAAATTAAAAATTTAAAAAGAGAATTAGAATATGCAATTGAAGAAGAGAGATATGAAGATGCAGCAAAAATAAGAGATAAAATAAAAGAACTTTTAAATAATGTTAAAAACAATTCTTAA
- the gltX gene encoding glutamate--tRNA ligase, with translation MENVRVRFAPSPTGLLHIGSVRTAFINFLFSKKVKGIFILRIEDTDVERSTKESTEAILNGLKWLNIIWDEGPYFQSERLDIYKNYLQILVNKGLAYPCFCKKEEIEKEKEESIRKGKIYKYSGKCKNLTYEEINRRLNLNEEHAYRFKVPKGKVVFDDLIKGKVEFNNEILDDFIIVRSDGMPVYNFSCVVDDIEMKISHVIRGEDHLSNTHKQILLYNAFGVEPPKFGHLPLILGKDREKLSKRHGSVSIEEFMKEGYLPEAILNYIFLIGFSLKESKEIFSLNEMIDLFSFDKISKSSPVFDHDKLKWINSYYIRNLNEESLFVIADKFIPEKLKLKGNELLYKILKEIKGNIKILSDIEYLTEYFYNEPLYENNIINEIKNNKIFIEFLKTFYLKINKLEIFDSLNIENCVKSILNELNIKLKDIAQSLRYILTGRFASPGLFILMELLGKDVVLKRIKKFI, from the coding sequence ATGGAAAATGTAAGGGTAAGATTCGCTCCATCCCCTACGGGTCTTTTACATATAGGAAGCGTAAGAACAGCTTTTATTAATTTCTTATTTTCAAAAAAAGTAAAAGGTATTTTTATTTTGAGAATAGAAGATACTGATGTGGAGAGATCTACAAAAGAATCGACAGAGGCTATTTTAAATGGATTAAAATGGTTAAATATTATATGGGACGAAGGTCCATATTTTCAAAGCGAGAGATTAGATATTTATAAAAATTATCTTCAAATTCTTGTTAATAAAGGACTTGCCTATCCCTGTTTTTGTAAAAAAGAAGAAATTGAGAAAGAAAAAGAAGAATCCATAAGAAAAGGAAAAATTTATAAATATAGTGGAAAATGTAAAAATTTAACTTATGAAGAAATTAATAGAAGATTAAATTTAAATGAAGAACATGCATACAGATTTAAAGTACCAAAAGGAAAGGTTGTTTTTGATGATTTAATAAAAGGAAAGGTTGAGTTTAATAATGAAATTTTAGATGATTTTATAATTGTTAGAAGTGATGGTATGCCTGTTTACAATTTTTCCTGTGTTGTTGATGATATTGAGATGAAAATCTCTCATGTTATTAGAGGAGAAGATCATCTTTCAAATACCCATAAACAAATACTTTTATACAATGCATTCGGAGTTGAGCCTCCAAAATTTGGACATCTTCCTCTTATTCTTGGAAAAGATAGAGAAAAATTATCAAAAAGACACGGTTCAGTCTCTATAGAAGAGTTTATGAAAGAAGGCTATTTACCAGAAGCAATTTTAAACTATATATTTTTAATAGGATTTTCATTAAAGGAGTCAAAAGAGATTTTCTCATTAAATGAGATGATAGATTTGTTTTCATTTGATAAAATTTCTAAAAGTTCCCCAGTTTTTGATCATGATAAATTAAAGTGGATAAATTCTTATTATATAAGAAATTTAAATGAAGAATCACTTTTTGTTATAGCAGATAAATTTATTCCAGAAAAGTTAAAATTGAAAGGAAATGAATTGTTATACAAAATTTTAAAAGAAATAAAAGGAAATATCAAAATTTTAAGTGATATAGAATATCTTACAGAATATTTTTATAATGAACCATTATATGAGAATAATATAATAAATGAAATTAAAAATAATAAAATTTTTATTGAGTTTCTAAAAACTTTTTACTTAAAAATTAATAAGTTAGAGATTTTTGATAGTTTAAATATAGAAAATTGTGTTAAAAGTATATTAAATGAATTAAATATTAAATTAAAAGATATTGCACAATCTTTAAGGTATATACTAACTGGAAGATTTGCGTCTCCTGGTTTGTTTATTTTAATGGAACTTTTGGGCAAAGATGTAGTTCTAAAAAGAATTAAAAAATTTATATGA
- a CDS encoding PD-(D/E)XK nuclease family protein yields the protein MKLSFSKIRTYLECPLKYYFLYELKLKEKPKPYKSFGKTLHLTLSKFHTLPKYPSFEKLKEIYETYWIGEGFKDSDEEKKEFLRGLELLKKYYYKNIFNYEMAYKVETEVKFKVNDFEIFGFIDRIDKINDDYEVIEYKTGKYNVDFNAIGLIDESELLQMSIYYIAFENEFKKPPRFLSIYYLSLDYDSKKRINLKEENLKESIDLIIDVGTKIKNKKFYKKENNFCRYCDFKKECSEWKM from the coding sequence ATGAAACTTAGTTTTTCAAAAATTAGAACTTATCTTGAATGTCCTTTAAAATATTATTTTCTATATGAATTGAAATTAAAAGAAAAACCTAAACCTTATAAATCATTTGGAAAAACACTTCATTTGACCCTTTCAAAATTTCATACTTTACCAAAATATCCTTCATTTGAGAAATTAAAAGAAATATATGAGACTTACTGGATTGGAGAGGGGTTTAAAGATAGTGATGAAGAGAAAAAAGAATTTTTAAGAGGTCTCGAATTGTTAAAAAAATATTATTATAAAAACATTTTTAATTATGAGATGGCATATAAAGTAGAAACTGAGGTTAAGTTTAAGGTCAACGATTTTGAGATATTTGGGTTTATAGATAGAATTGATAAAATAAATGATGACTATGAAGTAATAGAATATAAAACTGGTAAATATAATGTTGATTTTAATGCAATTGGACTTATTGATGAGAGTGAGTTGCTTCAAATGTCAATTTACTACATTGCATTTGAAAATGAATTTAAGAAACCACCAAGATTTTTATCAATTTATTATTTATCTCTTGATTACGATAGTAAAAAGAGAATCAATTTAAAAGAAGAAAATTTGAAAGAGTCAATAGATTTAATAATTGATGTTGGTACAAAAATTAAAAATAAGAAATTTTATAAAAAGGAGAATAATTTTTGCAGATATTGTGATTTTAAAAAGGAGTGTTCAGAATGGAAAATGTAA